The following are from one region of the Fusarium keratoplasticum isolate Fu6.1 chromosome 4, whole genome shotgun sequence genome:
- a CDS encoding Isochorismatase domain-containing protein encodes MRLSPALLGRRGISQLALGSRAVRANTISNLSRSSNFSPIDTRRPRYVTRQLREMSSAPAQLRFKNPKIFVCDIQDKFRNVIYEFDKIVLTTQKVLNFAKALSIPVVTTTQTSAKLGPTVPSLAELLPSPPHDKTRFSMFIPSVVADLAPGSEIALVGIESHICITQTALDLRDAGHKVYVLADGVSSCNPGEVGVALDRLRAEPGITVTSSESWMYECVGDASHPAFKSLIGVVKGSMADTKQVWQSLPPGSKI; translated from the exons atgcgcTTGTCCCCAGCTCTCTTAGGTCGACGTGGTATATCTCAGCTCGCTCTCGGATCGCGAGCTGTACGGGCAAACACCATCAGCAATCTGAGCCGCAGCTCGAACTTCTCTCCAATTGATACCCGTCGTCCTCGATACGTTACACGACAGCTTCGCGAAATGTCTTCGGCGCCGGCGCAGCTGCGCTTCA AGAACCCCAAGATCTT TGTCTGCGATATCCAAGACAAGTTTCGCAATGTCATCTACGAGTTTGACAAGAT AGTTCTCACGACGCAGAAGGTCCTCAACTTTGCCAAAGCCCTCTCCATCCCCGTCGTAACCACGACCCAAACATCAGCCAAGCTCGGTCCCACGGTGCCATCTCTCGCCGAGCTCCTCCCCTCGCCGCCGCATGACAAGACGCGATTCTCCATGTTTATCCCCAGCGTGGTTGCCGACCTCGCCCCCGGCTCCGAGATCGCCCTCGTCGGCATCGAGTCCCACATCTGCATCACCCAGACGGCGCTGGACCTGCGCGATGCTGGACACAAGGTGTACGTGCTCGCAGACGGCGTGTCGAGCTGCAATCCCGGCGAGGTGGGCGTTGCGCTGGACCGGCTGCGCGCCGAGCCCGGCATCACCGTCACCTCGAGCGAGAGCTGGATGTACGAGTGCGTGGGGGACGCGTCGCATCCTGCCTTCAAGAGCCTGATCGGCGTCGTCAAGGGGTCAATGGCTGATACCAAACAGGTCTGGCAGTCGTTGCCTCCTGGTTCCAAGATTTGA
- a CDS encoding SGNH-hydro domain-containing protein, with translation MASTLPQVVLFGDSLFQHAIQLLDGYSFQAALQSEFIRRLDVVNRGFSGFNTDHALKHLPDIFPERTASSPKLDYLVILFGANDAVMETSVTNQHVPLERYKENLTKIINHPRITAHKPQIILVTPPPLDEIKSTPRSLGNGHKAALRHFAVSASYSEVVRQVAKENPGVALVDLWQVFMDKAAEMASPGDYTPGGPLLGSPENGKQGGLDVLLPDGLHMGGQGYQIFYDALLPHIGKEWKGLGEEDRTGWVIPDWRDLCGL, from the exons ATGGCT TCTACACTTCCCCAAGTCGTCCTCTTCGGAGACTCCCTATTCCAGCACGCCATCCAGCTCCTAGATGGCTACTCTTTCCAGGCCGCTCTACAGTCTG AATTCATTCGACGCCTGGACGTTGTCAACCGAGGCTTCTCTGGCTTCAACACTGACCATGCTCTGAAGCACCTCCCGGACATCTTCCCCGAGCGCACGGCCTCATCGCCCAAGCTGGACTATCTC GTTATCCTGTTTGGTGCCAATGATGCCGTCATGGAGACCTCTGTCACTAACCAGCACGTCCCCCTGGAGCGCTACAAGGAGAACCTCACCAAGATCATCAACCACCCACGCATCACCGCCCACAAGCCCCAGATCATCCTGGTGACGCCTCCTCCGTTGGATGAGATCAAGTCGACTCCTCGATCTCTTGGAAACGGCCACAAGGCGGCTCTCCGCCACTTTGCCGTCAGCGCCTCCTATTCCGAGGTGGTCCGCCAAGTCGCAAAGGAGAACCCAGGGGTTGCCCTAGTCGATCTGTGGCAGGTGTTCATGGACAAGGCCGCTGAGATGGCATCGCCCGGAGACTACACACCCGGCGGTCCCCTGCTGGGCTCGCCCGAGAACGGCAAGCAGGGTGGCCTGGATGTTCTCCTCCCCGACGGGCTTCACATGGGCGGTCAGGGTTACCAGATCTTTTACGACGCTCTGCTGCCTCACATTGGCAAGGAGTGGAAGGGActcggggaggaggatcggACAGGATGGGTGATTCCTGACTGGCGCGACCTGTGCGGACTCTAG